One bacterium genomic region harbors:
- a CDS encoding cyclic nucleotide-binding domain-containing protein has product MVENEKKVHSSFWANIFHTPTETDELVTSLKNIPLFKSLTKKDITSLLNLMHERSYVSGEYIFYQGDPGLGLYLIREGEVLISRENDNGEKIQLAVIHKGDFFGELALVDNEKRSASAIANSDTKLSVIFKPDLDEFIEKYPKKGIKILQGISEITAMRLRTLNEDYFNLRTEKK; this is encoded by the coding sequence ATGGTAGAAAATGAAAAAAAAGTGCATAGCAGCTTTTGGGCAAATATATTCCACACTCCTACAGAAACTGATGAACTTGTAACATCATTGAAGAATATTCCTCTTTTCAAATCATTAACCAAAAAAGATATTACCTCACTTTTAAACCTGATGCACGAAAGAAGTTATGTGTCCGGTGAATATATTTTCTACCAGGGTGATCCCGGACTTGGTTTGTATCTTATTCGTGAAGGTGAAGTTTTAATAAGCCGTGAAAATGACAATGGTGAAAAAATTCAGCTTGCTGTAATTCACAAAGGTGATTTTTTCGGTGAGCTGGCGTTGGTTGATAATGAAAAAAGATCTGCATCGGCAATAGCTAATTCAGATACTAAACTATCTGTGATATTCAAACCTGATCTTGATGAGTTTATAGAAAAGTATCCAAAAAAAGGAATTAAGATTTTGCAGGGTATCTCCGAGATAACTGCAATGAGATTACGAACATTAAACGAAGACTATTTCAATCTTCGAACAGAAAAAAAATAA
- a CDS encoding biotin transporter BioY, which translates to MKSTSRNLTIKYLLTSVRESEIFWILSFSVLTAVSAQISIPIKPVPFTLQTMIVLLAGAFLGAKNGAYSQVIYIFLGAIGLPVFAQTADGTMGLARLIGPTGGYLLAFPVAAYIVGILTQRNQKYLTVVISMFVAELVVIFIGTMYLYSAYLNNFVDAVKAGAAIFSIWMVIKVFAAASIYFAFAKKQTRLPK; encoded by the coding sequence ATGAAATCTACTTCACGGAACCTGACAATTAAATATTTATTAACCTCAGTAAGAGAATCTGAAATTTTTTGGATATTATCATTTTCAGTGCTCACAGCAGTATCAGCTCAAATTTCTATTCCTATCAAACCGGTGCCGTTTACATTGCAAACTATGATTGTTCTTTTGGCAGGAGCTTTCCTCGGCGCAAAGAACGGTGCTTACAGTCAGGTAATTTATATTTTCCTCGGTGCAATTGGATTACCGGTATTCGCACAAACTGCTGATGGAACAATGGGATTAGCAAGATTGATCGGACCAACTGGTGGTTACTTACTTGCATTTCCTGTTGCAGCATATATTGTTGGAATATTAACGCAAAGAAATCAAAAATATTTGACAGTTGTCATTTCGATGTTCGTTGCTGAGTTGGTTGTAATTTTTATTGGAACAATGTATTTGTATTCAGCCTATCTTAATAATTTTGTTGATGCAGTGAAAGCTGGTGCCGCAATATTTTCAATCTGGATGGTTATTAAAGTTTTTGCAGCCGCCTCCATTTATTTTGCTTTTGCAAAAAAACAAACCCGGCTTCCAAAATAA
- a CDS encoding universal stress protein, with protein MGPDINKILVPIDFSDYSKSSLKYAVNFCKNCNAEMILIYVVEPVIYPPDFSMGQIAIPSVNSEWDERAKQELDKLAKEHIPANVPVKTIIKTGKPFVEIIETAKDLDVDLIIIATHGRTGVEHILFGSTAEKVVRKAPCPVLTLREPVKGFNYKEGMKKENGN; from the coding sequence ATGGGACCCGATATAAATAAAATACTAGTGCCAATTGATTTTTCCGACTATTCAAAAAGTTCACTGAAGTACGCCGTGAACTTCTGTAAAAACTGTAACGCTGAAATGATATTGATTTACGTGGTTGAACCTGTTATTTATCCACCGGATTTCAGTATGGGGCAGATTGCAATTCCATCAGTTAATTCTGAATGGGATGAAAGAGCAAAACAGGAACTGGATAAGCTGGCTAAAGAACATATCCCTGCAAATGTTCCAGTCAAGACAATTATTAAAACAGGAAAACCATTTGTCGAGATCATCGAAACGGCCAAAGATCTGGATGTCGATTTGATAATTATTGCTACTCACGGTCGTACCGGCGTTGAACATATTTTATTCGGAAGCACTGCAGAAAAAGTTGTGAGAAAAGCTCCATGCCCGGTTCTTACGCTGAGAGAACCTGTTAAGGGATTTAATTATAAAGAAGGAATGAAAAAGGAAAACGGTAATTAG
- a CDS encoding alpha/beta fold hydrolase, with the protein MNKDFVLNTKNNEKIRITTYGYENLDTAACLIFVHGFKGFKDWGFWPYTGNYFAQRGFFVLSFNFSHNGIGEGITEFAELDKFANNTFTLELDELNEILDAYLNNFFGSNSKKKIGIVGHSRGGGESLIFSSLRKEISAVVLWASVSNFNRYSKRQEKEWRNNGFFEVLNTRTNQLMRLNVCLLDDIENNKNDLLNLEKAAKNLNKPMLIIHGEQDLSVKIEESEQIYSWSNKGLTKIYKIKATGHTFDVTHPFEKSNPKFDSVLEKTFEFFTKHLN; encoded by the coding sequence ATGAACAAAGATTTTGTGTTAAATACAAAGAATAACGAAAAAATCAGAATTACCACTTACGGATACGAAAATTTAGATACAGCAGCTTGCCTTATTTTTGTTCACGGATTCAAAGGTTTTAAGGATTGGGGCTTTTGGCCTTACACGGGAAATTACTTTGCTCAGAGAGGATTTTTTGTTCTTTCTTTCAATTTTTCTCACAATGGAATAGGTGAAGGTATAACCGAGTTTGCAGAACTTGATAAATTCGCAAATAATACATTCACTCTGGAACTCGATGAATTAAATGAAATTCTTGATGCCTATTTGAATAATTTTTTTGGTTCGAACAGTAAGAAGAAAATTGGAATTGTGGGACATAGTCGTGGAGGAGGCGAATCTTTGATTTTTTCTTCACTGAGAAAAGAAATCAGTGCCGTGGTGTTGTGGGCTTCAGTTTCAAACTTTAACAGATATTCAAAAAGGCAAGAAAAAGAATGGCGAAATAATGGATTCTTTGAGGTTTTGAATACGAGAACAAATCAATTGATGCGATTAAATGTTTGTCTGCTTGACGATATTGAAAATAATAAGAATGACTTATTAAACCTTGAAAAAGCTGCGAAGAATTTGAATAAACCAATGTTAATTATTCATGGGGAACAGGATTTATCAGTCAAAATTGAAGAAAGCGAACAAATTTATAGTTGGTCGAATAAGGGATTGACAAAGATTTACAAAATAAAAGCTACAGGACATACTTTTGATGTTACTCATCCATTTGAGAAAAGCAATCCAAAGTTTGATTCTGTTCTTGAAAAAACATTTGAATTTTTTACTAAACACTTAAATTGA
- a CDS encoding polyprenyl synthetase family protein: MFKTQLSEITQPIKSELESFNQIFRESLRSNVGLVDLVTRYIIRQKGKKIRPLLVLLSAKVSGGINERSYRGAVLVELLHTATLVHDDVVDNADKRRGLWSINKVFKNKVAVLMGDYLLSKGLLIAMEGKDFDFLEVITNTVKRMSEGELLQIQKTRKLDIDEETYFRVISDKTASLIETCCTIGAMSASSNPEYISAMKDFGKNLGISFQIRDDILDYEGSLSVFGKRTGGDIKEKKITLPLIYSLNQVSTSQAADIRKIIKNGKDKSNIDVVINFVRENNGIEYAIGKSRFYSQAAKDALKKLPDSQSKLALEALVDFVVDRKN; encoded by the coding sequence GTGTTTAAAACTCAGCTTTCCGAAATAACTCAGCCGATAAAAAGTGAACTGGAATCATTCAATCAGATATTCAGAGAATCACTGCGTTCAAATGTCGGATTAGTTGATCTTGTTACAAGGTACATCATCCGGCAAAAGGGCAAGAAAATCCGTCCGCTGTTGGTTCTTCTGTCGGCAAAAGTTTCTGGGGGAATAAATGAAAGAAGTTACCGAGGTGCAGTTCTTGTCGAATTGCTGCATACGGCAACACTGGTTCATGATGATGTTGTGGATAATGCTGATAAGAGAAGAGGATTATGGTCTATCAACAAAGTGTTTAAAAATAAAGTTGCCGTGTTGATGGGGGATTATCTTCTATCAAAAGGTTTATTGATTGCGATGGAAGGAAAAGACTTTGATTTTCTTGAAGTCATTACAAACACAGTTAAACGAATGTCGGAAGGTGAACTTTTACAGATTCAAAAAACACGCAAGCTTGATATAGATGAAGAAACTTATTTTCGTGTGATATCCGATAAAACGGCTTCGTTAATTGAAACCTGCTGCACAATCGGTGCAATGAGTGCTTCATCTAATCCTGAATATATTTCTGCTATGAAAGATTTTGGAAAAAACCTTGGTATCTCTTTCCAGATACGCGATGATATCCTTGATTATGAGGGAAGTCTTTCTGTTTTTGGTAAAAGAACTGGCGGCGATATCAAAGAAAAGAAAATTACTTTACCATTGATTTATTCTTTGAATCAGGTTTCTACAAGTCAAGCTGCTGATATTAGGAAAATTATTAAAAACGGGAAAGATAAATCGAATATTGATGTTGTTATAAACTTCGTCCGTGAAAATAACGGAATTGAATATGCAATAGGAAAGTCTAGATTTTATTCTCAGGCAGCAAAGGATGCATTAAAAAAACTTCCCGATTCACAAAGCAAACTTGCACTTGAAGCATTAGTTGATTTTGTAGTTGACAGAAAGAACTAA
- a CDS encoding 1-(5-phosphoribosyl)-5-[(5-phosphoribosylamino)methylideneamino] imidazole-4-carboxamide isomerase yields the protein MPSIDIKNGKCVRTVQGIPELDCYEYGNNPVEMAKIWRAENAKMIHVVDFDGAHEQSKRNYKVIEEICSSVVIPVEFAGGIRNIQDADEAMQTGIVRLAINTMAIENKSEFIKVLEKYGPSKIVISLDILDEELMIYGRSKKAGINFRSFAKEMALAGVNRFIVCDISRNGTLYGPNIHLSKEIAEMTGAKVTHAGGIRNKDELMDFQKLIPNGVDSAIIGRALYENRFPCQKLWRVAETGLFN from the coding sequence ATACCATCGATAGATATAAAAAACGGAAAATGTGTCCGTACAGTTCAGGGAATTCCTGAACTCGATTGTTACGAATATGGAAACAATCCGGTCGAGATGGCAAAAATATGGCGTGCCGAAAACGCAAAGATGATACACGTTGTTGATTTTGATGGTGCACACGAACAATCCAAAAGAAATTATAAAGTAATTGAAGAGATTTGCTCCTCCGTTGTAATTCCTGTGGAGTTTGCAGGAGGTATCAGGAATATCCAGGATGCTGATGAAGCAATGCAGACAGGAATTGTAAGACTTGCGATCAACACGATGGCTATTGAAAATAAAAGCGAATTCATCAAAGTTCTTGAAAAATATGGTCCATCAAAAATTGTAATATCGCTGGATATTTTGGATGAAGAATTAATGATCTACGGCAGAAGTAAAAAAGCAGGAATAAACTTCAGGTCGTTTGCTAAAGAGATGGCACTAGCCGGCGTAAACCGTTTTATAGTTTGTGATATTTCCCGGAACGGTACTTTATATGGTCCAAATATTCATTTATCAAAGGAAATTGCTGAAATGACAGGTGCCAAAGTTACTCATGCCGGCGGGATCAGGAATAAAGATGAGTTGATGGATTTTCAAAAACTGATTCCAAACGGTGTGGATTCGGCAATTATAGGACGCGCATTATATGAGAACAGGTTTCCCTGTCAGAAACTCTGGCGTGTAGCAGAAACCGGATTATTTAATTAA